The following nucleotide sequence is from Triticum dicoccoides isolate Atlit2015 ecotype Zavitan chromosome 7B, WEW_v2.0, whole genome shotgun sequence.
AAAAAATGACAGAATAGTGAAGGTAAAGGCTGCACGCTCATGAAAGACGTGCAACCAAATAGTGCTTCATGATAGTCGCAATTGTCCTATTGTAAAAGTCAAGCAAAAAGGAGTGTAATTGCGCAAGAACATGCAACTAAACGACGATTTGTGATACTAAAATCTGTCCATGCAAGTATCTTATAATTTACACTTGTACTGAAGTGTGTAATGGATGATAATTTGTGATGTCGACTTTTTTTGTCTTGATCTGGCAAGTGATGCTTGTCCAACTTTGTTACAGACTACCAACTATGGTTGCTGTGTAAGCTTGTGTACAGTGTATTAGGAATAATTAGTTGTCTACTTTAACAACAACGACTGGTTCAGGATAGGCAAGTTTTTTTTCCCTCTGATCTCTGGAACAGACAGAAGAACATAATGCAGTTTTTCAATGTatttttttcttgaaaaggaggataacccccgGCTTCTGCATCAGGTGATACACATATAGCCAGTAGGTCTATACCGTTGTTCTTATTGTTACAGGACTGTAGGAACTCAGCCAAAGTGCTAAGCTTCGGTGTCCACCGTGCAAACAAGGAGAGCTACGAGAGTTCTATTATCTCGTACATAGTACTATTTGTATAGGTAAATCACCTTGCAAAGTTTTGGTTACTCACTCTCGAACCTCACAGTCATCAAACTAATTTTCACTCCTCTTTAAAAGGTGGCAAGCCCCATTCGGTCGGTTCGAAATCCAACAGGGAACCGAGAACTTGGTCGGCTTCTTTGTGATATGAAACATCCAGCTTCGGATCTGGGACCATCACCACATGCCTGCAAATGAACAAATGATTTGTGTTTTTTTTTTACCTCGATCGTAACCAAAAGGTACAGTTCATGCGCAGATCGATGTAATTGCAACGCTACTTACATTCCTGCATTCTTAGCTGCTGCTACACCTGATGGTGCATCTTCAAAGACCAAGCAGTTACTGGTTTCCTCATTGCCCTAAAAACAAGTACAAGGTCATTTCATCAAAACCAGGAAAACGAAGAAGTTTACAGAGCCAAAGGACCTAGCAGCTACAAGGGTTGTGAAATGATAATTGTACTACCTCAAACCTCCTCATGGCAGCAAGGAAAATGTCAGGAGATGGCTTGCCGGCCTTAACCTCTGGATCATCCCCCATGACAACATGATGCATCAGGGCAAACATTTCCTGGTGGTTCTGTGTCTTCAGTCCAAAATGACATTTATGGGAtctgccatacaccataaaaaaaaaTCGGTTTTAGATGTTTCCAACTTAGTAAAGAACAAGAAGTAATGAAGAAAAACACAGTGCACAAAATCAAGGCCAAATGAATAATTTAAGTTACCCTGTTGCAACACAGATAGGTATCTTGTTTGCATGGAAATGATGAATCAAGCGTAGTGCCCCTGCAAGACGAACGATTCACTTATCCATCATAAGCAATCTCCATGACAAAAACTAAACAAGAAAGGACAACCACATGTTACATTCAACATAGCACCGAGTAGGAAATTACATTTATGAAACATTCGAGATTCCTTCGATATGTTCAACCAGTGATTACATAATATATATTAACTTGAACTTCTGATTATTATACCAACTAAGTATAGATGTCAATGTTACCAATATTTATAAGAAACAAAGGGCAACCAAAATTAACACTTAAATTCCATTCAAATTCGTTTCAACCCTGAAATTCCAACAAAGGTAATAATGCATTGCTTTAATTGTCTAAAATTACACTATGTCAAAACGTGGCAACTTGTGCACCGTCCAGACCAcccttcaaagccccagatctagCCGGCCAGATCCGACGACCATCCATAGCAGCACGACAATGTGCGTAGGTTGAGGCCTTGAGGGGAGGGCAGTGCAAGGCGTGCATGGGACCGCCGCCAGCCAGGCGGAAGAAGATACAGTGTGCTACCTGTTTCTGGCCGCTGGATGAAGATCTAGTGATCCTGATGAAAAGTGAGTGAGACGGGAGCATCACCTTTCTATTTACGTTTAGTTTTTTTTGggcctgtctaggacacatctagatgtgacatagttatgtcacatctaaactGATGTCCATTCTTTTTGTGGTCTATATTTTTTTGTCCaagttttttttttgtttcttgttgctgcattatatatttgtgggagcttagatgtgacatccttaaaaaacatctagatgtgaattagacaaaccctTTTTTTTTAATAGTGAATGAACTACCAACCTAGTGAATGAACTTCCCATAGAAAAAAAAACCCCAGTGAATGAACTGTCAAAGACATAACGGCCCTGCAGCCAATCAGTCATGCCAAGCCCACACATTTTAGTCTCCACCCAACTGACAAGTGACAAAGTTTGATTTACACATGAGTTGCAAATACACACCACAAGACCGAGTATCAGAAGGGGAGAAACAATCAAGCAAACAGACCAGCCGTTCTCACCGGGCATGATGGCGCAGGAGGGGAAGAGCTCCTGCAGCATGCTCTCGCGCTGCTCGAGGAACTGCTCCGGAGTGAGCAGGCCGGCGAGGCCGTACTCGTCGACGAAGATGCGCGccgcctcggcggccttcttgcccATCATCCTGGCCCTGACTGACCAGTCGAACACCTTGCCGTACCTCGCCAGGAACTTCTGCTGCACTTCCGTGTAGAATCCCTCCGTATCTGCACGCACCCGGCCACGAACACCATCAGCCCTTAAGTTGGGCAAATGATGAAAGGACATCGGCGATCGGCCCCCATGGCCCCAATAAAGACATGAGGCGTAACCATGGAGCTACCGAATCCAGCCATCCAGTAAGCAATCGACAAACCAGGCAGAATCAAGGGAAGAGATACCCAGGAGGAGGCCGTCCATGTCGAAGATGACGTGCGAGACAGTGGCCCTGCTCACCGGCGCCAGCGCCGCCTGCACGTCGCCGGCGTCCACCGATGCCATtgacgcgcgcgcgagagagatcaCAGATCTGGGGGATCTCCTAGTGGGAGTCTCGCGCCACCGGTTCGCTCCTGAGCTCGTCCAACCGACCGTATGGTATGGTGTTCCACGAGGAAGTATCATATTCTCGCTTTCAACTAAAATAAGCTGCCCCTTTCGAAAGCTGTGAAGAACACTTATAAATTGCTAGTCTCAGCTCTCAACACACCTACCCCTCTCCTTATATGAGAATGATATTCAGCACGTTAAACACAACAAATTGTAAAGACCAAAGAAGAAACACGGGTTGGAGATATTAGCTAACATTATTCATAAGTAGTACAACACAAAATACACTCAGTTGGGCCAAGACCGGAGTTCTTGGACACTGATATTATATTACATTACTTTGATGAATTGTTCCTACTAACTACAAGTGAGATACACACTAGTATGTATGCCCCTAAAAACAATACTGtagagagcgtttagatcactaagtagtgatctaaacgctcttatattagtttgcgGAAGGAGTACATAAAAACGCATGACGTATGCGAAATGTCTGCTCGACGCAAAAAGGATCCGCCTTCAGCTGTTACACTCTAATAATCATCCGTCATGGCACAGCATGGGCTAGAAGGCCGGGCAAACCTTCCTGATGACCCAGATAACAATGCCCCATATGAGCTCATTCTCTCTGGCCTTCACCTGATGCTCATGGCTTCTCGCACTGATGTTTCTTCTCTGAACCTGGCTCCTCAGGGCAATGGCCTCCACTGCCTCGTACACCATTATTTCTCTCCTCGGATGCTGCTGCAGATGCTAGCTAGTTGGACACAGAGTGAAGAAGAGGCTGGTTATTGGTTGTTGCTGGGAAGACTTGAGGATCCATCGATCTCCTGAGTATTTGTACTCGCAGAGCTCGCCAGCTCGGTGCCGCGGGAAGACAGGAAAGCAGGTAGGAAGGAAGAGCTGGCTGGCTTGGCAGCCAAGGACCCAAGGTAGTAGATGCACAGTAAGCTGTAAGCAGGATATTTCGCCATGTTGGGGAATGGGGACTCTGATGGAGTCATGGGTCAAGCAGTCAAACTACGTGTGATGAGGACGACGTCTGGAATCATTTGAGAATGTTTCGTTGCTGCCACGTTTAGGGACAAGTAGTCCGAGCAGCAAAGCAGtgttgttctgttttctttataaTTTTTGTAACACTTGGTGGCGGCAAGATAGATTGACCACCCATTACTTACTCAAGCGTTGACCTCTCGGGCACTGAAGGAAGCAACGGTTGCGTATTTTACTACCACGTGCATGCATAAACCAATTCTTAGCTACGAAATGATTCGATTATTAACCGGCCgaaggtgtgcgtgtgtgcgttcatagggatgagtgtatgcgcgtgtatatgagcgcttgtgtctgtactgatgctcaaaaaaaaaagaaCACTTCGCGAGTAAAAAACAACATATTGCTGGCCCAAATCACCCAAAACACCCTTGAAAATTCAAATTGCAAATTTCACGgcacaattttttttggaaaaaacatTGATCGCTCTTTTGGACGCCAAACACTACCGGAGCAGAGCTCTACCCCGACGGCCCAAACAATGCTGACGGCCCCCGTCGGCCTAGAATGAGGTATgccggcaaccaagggaaggccgTCGGCCTACCTAAGCCGTCGGCCTATATCCATGTATGCCGACGGCCCTCGTCGGCATATCTTCGTGTACGCCtacagcagccgtcggcatagatgtgggCCCGGCGACCCGGCGTGTGACAGATGGTTCAAGACGTCAGCTCTATATCGACGTCAGGAACAGCGGCCGTCAGCATAGCTATGTTGACGACAAAGTCGTCGGCATAGCTTGTGTCCACGTCATCGATCTGCCGCACCTGCTATTTCATCGATCCGAGGCACGGATATCGGCTATCCAAGTTTGCCGTCgacatacatatgtatatatattttttattattttatgtatatatttttcaaaaaaaattttgTATTATTATATAATTAACTTAAATGAAGCATATCTAAACATAaacatacaaaaaatatttatcgatttggtgaagaattttccatagattatgaatatgtagtttgtatttttttctcGAGTATGTTAATAATGTGACctcatgttcttttgaatataggACCTTATactttattaaaatcaaaaacagctaggccgacggaagtgttgtggtggttgcaaacaccCGACACGCGTCTACGGAGTTGGACCCCCTTCacggacggcgccgtcgccggcacctggaggggggggggcttgtcgggtctacacggagggaatCTTGCTGTGTGTTTGACCGGGATGTTGCTCCCAAGTGTTCGTATGGcctgacctaccacaaccgggtgcagaggtccactggtcaaagcccgtccgacgaaagtcaaagggttagatctcGTGTTCAACTACTCCAGGGTTAGGTAGGACGggagccctgggggtagcaatgccgccaaatcttgcgccgcggcctctcacaagtctgtaagtgttgtggcggttgcaaacgcccagtacGCGTCTCCGNNNNNNNNNNNNNNNNNNNNNNNNNNNNNNNNNNNNNNNNNNNNNNNNNNNNNNNNNNNNNNNNNNNNNNNNNNNNNNNNNNNNNNNNNNNNNNNNNNNNNNNNNNNNNNNNNNNNNNNNNNNNNNNNNNNNNNNNNNNNNNNNNNNNNNNNNNNNNNNNNNNNNNNNNNNNNNNNNNNNNNNNNNNNNNNNNNNNNNNNNNNNNNNNNNNNNNNNNNNNNNNNNNNNNNNNNNNNNNNNNNNNNNNNNNNNNNNNNNNNNNNNNNNNNNNNNNNNNNNNNNNNNNNNNNNNNNNNNNNNNNNNNNNNNNNNNNNNNNNNNNNNNNNNNNNNNNNNNNNNNNNNNNNNNNNNNNNNNNNNNNNNNNNNNNNNNNNNNNNNNNNNNNNNNNNNNNNNNNNNNNNNNNNNNNNNNNNNNNNNNNNNNNNNNNNNNNNNNNNNNNNNNNNNNNNNNNNNNNNNNNNNNNNNNNNNNNNNNNNNNNNNNNNNNNNNNNNNNNNNNNNNNNNNNNNNNNNNNNNNNNNNNNNNNNNNNNNNNNNNNNNNNNNNNNNNNNNNNNNNNNNNNNNNNNNNNNNNNNNNNNNNNNNNNNNNNNNNNNNNNNNNNNNNNNNNNNNNNNNNNNNNNNNNNNNNNNNNNNNNNNNNNNNNNNNNNNNNNNNNNNNNNNNNNNNNNNNNNNNNNNNNNNNNNNNNNNNNNNNNNNNNNNNNNNNNNNNNNNNNNNNNNNNNNNNNNNNNNNNNNNNNNNNNNNNNNNNNNNNNNNNNNNNNNNNNNNNNNNNNNNNNNNNNNNNNNNNNNNNNNNNNNNNNNNNNNNNNNNNNNNNNNNNNNNNNNNNNNNNNNNNNNNNNNNNNNNNNNNNNNNNNNNNNNNNNNNNNNNNNNNNNNNNNNNNNNNNNNNNNNNNNNNNNNNNNNNNNNNNNNNNNNNNNNNNNNNNNNNNNNNNNNNNNNNNNNNNNNNNNNNNNNNNNNNNNNNNNNNNNNNNNNNNNNNNNNNNNNNNNNNNNNNNNNNNNNNNNNNNNNNNNNNNNNNNNNNNNNNNNNNNNNNNNNNNNNNNNNNNNNNNNNNNNNNNNNNNNNNNNNNNNNNNNNNNNNNNNNNNNNNNNNNNNNNNNNNNNNNNNNNNNNNNNNNNNNNNNNNNNNNNNNNNNNNNNNNNNNNNNNNNNNNNNNNNNNNNNNNNNNNNNNNNNNNNNNNNNNNNNNNNNNNNNNNNNNNNNNNNNNNNNNNNNNNNNNNNNNNNNNNNNNNNNNNNNNNNNNNNNNNNNNNNNNNNNNNNNNNNNNNNNNNNNNNNNNNNNNNNNNNNNNNNNNNNNNNNNNNNNNNNNNNNNNNNNNNNNNNNNNNNNNNNNNNNNNNNNNNNNNNNNNNNNNNNNNNNNNNNNNNNNNNNNNNNNNNNNNNNNNNNNNNNNNNNNNNNNNNNNNNNNNNNNNNNNNNNNNNNNNNNNNNNNNNNNGTGGGACcccttcacggacggcgccgccacgGGCACCTGGAAGGGGGAAACAACCTCGCTGGGTCTACGCgtaggggatcttgttgtgggtttgGCTCGGGCATTGCTCCCAAGTGTTCCTATGGCCTGACCTACCACAACTGGGTGCAGAGGTCCACTGGTTAAAGCCCGTCTGGGGAAAGTCAAACggttagatctcgtggtcaaacgctccaGGATTAGGCTGGactggggccctgggggtagcaatgctgcCAAATCTTGCATCGTGGCCTCTCacgagtctggaagtgttgtggcggttgcaaatgcccgacaCGCATCTCCGGAGTGGGACCCCTTTCACGGACGGTGCCACCGCCGGCACCCGTAGATCTGTGAGTCAATATTGTTGTGGTTAGGTCGCTCGATGGTTGTCGGAGGGTATGGGAATGCTGGTCTATAATTAACAAATTGGTAAGAGAACTATTTTTAGAAAATGATTAAATTTGATGCATACAAATAAGGGGAAAAAGAAGAAATATCTATGCCCacagcttagccgtcggcatagtctgCCTTATCCCCTCGCGGTGCATCCCCTCCACTCATTCGATCCATTCCCTCCCACCCCTGCAACCCCCGATCTTCCCGCGCCTCCGCCGTCCACCCACGCCGCCTTCACCTGCGTTGCCGTCCACCCGTGCTGCCGTCCACCTGCCCCTCCTTGACCCCGCCCTGGCCTCCCAACCCCACCTCGACCCCGCACCGCCGCCAACCCGGCCGGCCACACCGTCTCCCCGACCCCGGCTCGGCCTCTCCGACCACCACACATGGCCGCGGCTTCGGGCGGCCCGCGTCCCTGCCCGGCCGGCCCTGCTGCTAGCTCCGTCCAGCCGCTTCTTCTCCGGCCGGCCGTGTTCTCCGCCCTGGCCCTTCCGTCCCCTCCACCGCTGGATGCGTTCATTGCCGGCCCCTTCGCAACCGTCCTCCAACTCCATCGCCCCCCAGTGAGCACCCCCTCCCATGGTCCCTTGTTGCCGCTACTCGTGCTCATGGTCGCCGCCGCTAGCTGCATGCTGCTTGCCGCCGCCGCTGCATGTGTGTTGCTGCTGCAAGGGGATAGATAGATGGAATTATAGCAATGTGTGTTGCTAGTAGTTGCAAGTGATGAAATGACAAATGGAATTATAGCAATAGATGAATAGATAGATGGATAAAATgtaattttttgtttgttttgtgtACTTTTATTAGGCATTTAAATACATAGTAGATAGTTTTTACTAAGTTTGTGAATGGATGTTACCCAAGTTAACAAATATTTTAGACACTTAGTttctaaaatatactccctccattccataatgtaagacattttttcaaaaaacgtgaaaaaacgtcttacattatgggacggagggagtagatgaataGAAGTTGGTCAAGTTTGTGATAGATGGATGGATATTGGTCAAGTTAGTGTTTGGTCATGTTGATTCATAAGAAGCAATTCGAGACACTTAGTTTCTAAAATAGTTAATGAAGTTTTTTTTGCAATTTGACATGTTGTTTCATGTTGATTCATAATGTTATGCcaatgcttaatgtgaggtgatgacctaatttttttcaCTAGGTGGAATTAACatgatttgtggtgttccatcttcatGGAGTGATCGTCGACGTTGGAGGTATCGGTCCACAATTGTCCCTTCTCTGATCGACTATATCCTCTACATCCGAGGATGAGTAACAATTCCATCACCTCGTCTGCTTTTTTTTCATGTCACTAGATttcattttcacatcaagtcgcgtaacctaggcgtctcccgtccgaaagggttgcatcgataaatatgcattcaattgcatatttatcaccgcagctcttttggATTGTCTAGTGTTTTCCACGGACAGCTAGAGGATGTGTATATTGggtacgttgtccatgctctacctCGTTCCGAGAcaagatttcggcggcgcctccccattgttctccggatgcacattctctcggaatTTTGCCGAGGCATGTAtttggagaacaacggggaggtgttgccaaaattttgtctcggaatggggtagagcatggagaacatactcaatctacacattctcgggtgggttgatgacccatctttacctattagagatgtaggtggattaaatgtcgtttctcgtcaaccCTATAACAAATAAAACATTGATCTGaataatttaaatgaatccttaattttgttgtgtggcttccaataaagcagagatggcagataattagtggatgtatagtgggtttttctgtcgtaatcaagtaacaacagagtgagCCGAGAAaattgatgtgtttttgaaagagatattctgtAGTCCAATGAGAATGGTGCCAGAATGCCCCTGTGCCAAATGTAAGAGACATATGCGCAGAGATAAGAGTAAGATGACTAAGCACACTACAAAatcagacacatccgtgacattttgggccgaacaaattttttcagtcatacttatgacacttctatgacgataattgtgacaaaacccggtatcatcatagatgtggtgggatcctacttctatgacaaaaaatcatgacacaaaatgggcttttcgtcccggccgggtcggagacgcagctgcatgacattctttgggccgtgcatgacggaaaaaaccgtggtagaagcaaggacgaggaaaatatcagggagttcccggttaaggtgggtggttgggggccgagcgatgcgcgttcctctcgtacacatacgcgcgtgggtgcgaggcgttgggctctaactgaacccgagcgaggcgttgcctactgaacccgagcgattgcactgcaggctacgcgttactgaacccgagcgatcgagcgattccttcactactgctgctaactgaagccgatcgatgctgcctatggatgaacaatgagcgttgctgggggtggggggtggatgaacagttcctggtgggggttggatgaacaagaccctgtggtgttgccgcttgatgaacaggaccccgattgatcgagctggttgggcgtggatgaacaggaccccatggagggctgtatgaacaggaccccatggagggaaggttgaacagtagccggtggagggctggttgaacagtagccggtggagagctggatgaacagtagcccgtggaggggaggttgaacaggaccccatggagagggctggttgaacagtagccggtggagtagcgcgcggtggaggctggatgaacaggagcccgtggatgaaaagtcacgggtggaggctggaggaggtcgaaggtggatgaacagtagcccatggaggctggaggaggtcgacggtggagatgaacagtatcccgttgaGTCGtgttttgaggtacgccacacccctcccgacgaacaggacccccgtttcgaccgtagcgctccaacacaagtccgtttcctccgacactactaggaaaaggcctactagtggcgcaccagttttgcctactaatggcgcactactggtgcgccactagtaccacgccactagtattatatactaatggcgcaccactggtgcgccattagtatagagcaacatgcgccattagtatgcctcccagggggccatatttacccatgtgctttggcatactaatggcgcactgtggtgtgatgcgccattagtatcctttggcatactaatggcgcactgtagggTGATGcggcattagtatcctttggcatactaatggcgcactttggggtgatgcgccattagtatgaatattagttttttttacttttctgatttttgcacaggttacaaaatgtattattggacagaatatagacaacaccacacaacaacagcagattcattgaatacaatagaatattagtctccgaatacaattcatcatattagtctccgaattcaaaagaccgaacaaagatagaacattacaagtcttagagaccgcgagtagcgagtttgtcttcacattacaagtcgatatcgatcatctaaactaccatcacatagaagagagccgcggtcatcacgatgagcatcatcgcgatgaaactggtcttcatccggttcctccaatgctccctcctctctccctctagatagcgggcgtatctagattccgcctccgccctagtggtgtaccctttgtaactgttatcgctgaaacggtgaacctgtctccgacactccacccagtcgtcgtagactccgggaaccttacccttgtacacgacatacgacgacatctctatgcacaagccaaacaacagacaatacataagcaatatataagtatgcaacaaaaggatcggaagagaaaagcaagacattaatagcacgactcatggtcctactaataaatagcatcgattacatctaagttgaacgactgtccaaaccaaagagacatacaagttcattaaagtttaattacaacatgagctaatcgatgtttcagaactacaaatagcatcacaactttcgactcgactcatgggaccggagcatggatgaagtcgccatctttcgtgatggtcatgaagtcgcgggcgttgtcagcctgcatttgtagcgttgtgtctatctcactattggacggttgatatctgaggtagaactgccccgaggtacgaaggacatcttgatggatgatttctgcaaactccgactggatgcgaaagaattcttgtcggaggtccacgtcctggattgcca
It contains:
- the LOC119340249 gene encoding (DL)-glycerol-3-phosphatase 2-like produces the protein MILPRGTPYHTVGWTSSGANRWRETPTRRSPRSVISLARASMASVDAGDVQAALAPVSRATVSHVIFDMDGLLLDTEGFYTEVQQKFLARYGKVFDWSVRARMMGKKAAEAARIFVDEYGLAGLLTPEQFLEQRESMLQELFPSCAIMPGALRLIHHFHANKIPICVATGSHKCHFGLKTQNHQEMFALMHHVVMGDDPEVKAGKPSPDIFLAAMRRFEGNEETSNCLVFEDAPSGVAAAKNAGMHVVMVPDPKLDVSYHKEADQVLGSLLDFEPTEWGLPPFKEE